In the genome of Budorcas taxicolor isolate Tak-1 chromosome 7, Takin1.1, whole genome shotgun sequence, the window gggggattgCTCCTCCCTCAGGGCTGGAGACTGGCCAAGCTTGCAGGGGTGAGTGGAGGACCTCAGGGGGTACGGAGGAAGCCCAAGGGGCCGTGGCCACACAGGGTGGCCTTCAGGGACAGTAGGCGCGGGGCGTGGTGGAGGGCAGCCAGCGCTGGTGTGGCAGGGAGGTGGCGGAGGGAACGGGTGACAGAAGGGGGTCCATGGGGCCCCGGGAGGCAGGGATGAGGGTGCACGGATTGGACGTGGGGGTTCGAGGATGTGTTGACAGGGACAGAGGTGGGAGCAGGCCAAGGGCTGGGCGTGTGCAGGCAGCCACGCCCTCGTAGTGGCCCACGAGTGCCCCTCGACTCACCCGGAGCTGGCCAGTCCCCAGCCCACCCTGAGGCCCCAGCGTCCATGGGGCCCTGGGCAGCAAGCAGCCAGAGCAGGAGGGACTGTGTTTCCTTGTTGGTGGTGATGCATGCGAATCAAGTGGACAGTAGAACAAAATaacataacaggaaaaaaaaaaaggaaaaaacaaaaccccagaaaaaccaCAAAAATCAACCAACACCAAAGGTGAGGAACCTCGCTGGATGTAGCTGAAGCAATCTAGACTAGGCATCACTGTACCCTCCATTTATCTCACCGAATCTAGTTACTACTAGGATAGTCACAAAACGCCGCATGTTTAAAAAGGACTCAAAGTCATCTTTGTCCCCCGCCCCAGGGGGTGGCCACCTTTTCTTGCTCCAGTCCCCATTgtgaggggaagggggcagggtgtGGGGCCAGTAGGCATGGCCTCTGCCCTCCCTTGCCAGGGGCCTTTCTGGGTAGCCGGAAGGTTGTGTGGCCAGCCCCAAGGCCCGCACAGGCCTGAGGCCAGCTGCCtgggtttaatttttatttaactttctgtTTCGTGTGTAAGTGTCCACCCATGTCCCCCCTCCCCTTCAGTGTTAAATGGGAGCCTctccttcccccctccctctcctatgtctccctccccccgccccccagtcaCCAGCCACCAGCCACCCCCTCTCAACCAGGCAGAGGGCAGAGTGGGCAGCCAGGGGCCTGGGGCGGCCTGGCCTAGCCCATCGGCCCACCACCCCTTCTCAGGCCGCCAGTATTGCCCCAtccctttttaaaacaaaatgcccTCGTTTGTAAATCCTTAGACGCTTGAGAATAAAACCCCTCCCTTTTCTTCCACTGAGTCTGTGGTGTGTGTCCTGAGCCTGGCAGCAAGGTGGGAAAAGGGGAAGGGGTCCTGAGGCCTGACCTTGGAagtggggggctgggggccaTCCAAGTGGAAGAGGCCTATGCAGtgaggggaggcagggctgggggccggAGGGGTAGTTTGTAGTGACTTGCCGCATATTTAATGGCCAGTGTCTGGGACCTCCCCCTAATCTGATAGCCATAGGTCCAGTGGGAGAGCCCTTAATCCCTGGCAGGCCTTGGGCGCCAGGTCTGATGTTGACCCAACAGTCTGCTGCCCCCGCTCCTTGCCTCTGGAAGTGGCCACCCAGCCAAGGACAGGGCTGCGTGCCCACCTCCTGGGTGTGGGTGCTGCCTGGCTGTTGCCTCTGCCACCAGCCCTGTACGCTCTCACCTCAGCCAGGCCAGCATGCTGGGCACCGTGCCCCTGCTGGTGGCCCTGCTCCCGGGGACCACCGCCTTGCCCAGTGAGCCAGCTGGTATGTACAGGCAAGGGGACATGGCCCAGCACACCCCCATTCCTGTGCTGCCCTATCTCAATGCAACCTCTCATCTACCCTGCCTGGGGGAATGGAGGTAGGTGGGTGGAAGGTGGGGTCTCCCCCACCCTCCATTCCAGGTTGTCTTGGATCCCCAACTTCAAAGTCCCCAGCAGCCATGGTGAGGCCGAGGGCTGTGGGAGGGGAGTGGTCTGCACAAATATCTTAGGAGTGCTACACGTTTACATAACATCCTTTGAGAACATAGCTGAGTGCCTCCTGAAGGCAGATGCGGGCAGCAGGGTGATCACACACTCCAGTAGGGGCTCCCTGGTGCCTattccattgctgctgctgccctCAGTCCAGAAGTGAGGAACCAGACTTGGGGAAAAGCCCCAGACCCTGGTGGCTAGGCTGGGCTTCCATGGTGCCGAAAGGTTTGGAGGAAGACCACCTTGCTGTTCTCCCCAACTCttagaaaggagagggtggggtcagCATCGTCCCCGCTAGACGGCCCTGCTGTGACCCCAAAGCAGCCCCTGGTGGGTGGGGATAGGGGAGGACCTCAGCCCCCACCCAGACAGACCATCCACTGCCAGGCGCCCTCAGCTCCTTCCCCGCCAGGGATCCTTTGCCCATTGCAGGTGGAGAAGAAGAGCTCTGGGGAAAAGGGCGCCTCTTCAGGAAGGTGCAGCTTTGCGCCCAGGCTCAGGGGCTGGGCTGAAcgtcctggggttctccagggggTACATCACAGCAGCTTTATGGCTGAGGGCGTGAGGCACAGGTGAATCCACCACAACTGCATCCATCTTCCAAAgaaggtgggggaggcggggaggtCGGCCGGGGGAACCGAGAGACAGCGTGTCCTCCCTCTCCTGTGCCGCTCTTTCTCCCCTCCAGAGCCCCCGTTCCCTGCGGCGCCCGGGCCCTGGCTGCGCCAACCCCTTTTCAGTCTGGAGCTGTCGGACGCGGAGGACGCCTTCCCGCGCCGTGCGGGGCCGCTCGAGGTCCCAGCAGACAGCCGCGTGTTTGTGCAGGTAGACGCGGGACGCACGGAGGCCGGGTGAGGGCCGGTGGGGGCTGCCGATCCTGACGGCGACCCCGCCCCCCAGGCGGCCCTGGCCCGTCCCTCCCCGCGCTGGGGCCTGGCCCTGCACCGCTGCTCCATAACACCGTCCTCGCGCCCAGCCCTGGGCCCCGCCCTGGCGCTGTTGCGCGGGGGCTGCTCCGCCGACTCCTCGGTCACCTTCCCGCCACCGCGGCTGCTCCTCGGTGCCGCCCGTCCTGCGCGTTTCAGTTTCCGCCTGCGCCCGGTCTTCAACGCCTCCGTGCAGTTCCTGCACTGCCAACTGAgtcgctgccgccgccgccgccgccgccgagcccGCTGGACGCCTGCGCCTTTGACGCTGCCTCCACTGGCGCCGGTGCGCGGGCGCAGGAGCGCAGGACAGGGACCCTGGGCGCCCGGGCCCATCAGGGGTTGGGCGAGTGCCTCTGACATCCGAGGGAGAAACTCCTTAGGGTTTGGGCATCTGGGCGCTTTTGGACCTGGGGGCGGTGGTATCTCGAAACTGGGAGTAGGTACTGGGTCTCAGGCTGCGGTTGGGGGCAGAGACGTCCGAAGGGGCCAGATTTCCAGGGTTCTAGTGATGCGATCCCTGGTTGCAACAGAGTGCTGGACATTTAGATCTGCCTGCGGCCCAGTCCGTGGAGTCCGGCCCCTGACATTCCCGTCTCTTGTGCCCCCTCTCCTTGCAGTGTCTGCCTCAGGATGAGGCGTGCGCGGGCGCCGGCAGTGGCAACGATGAGAGCCTGGGTGCTAACAGCCCCCACCTGCACACACTGACGCAGCCCATCGTGGTGACTGTGCCACGGCTGCCCCCCAGTGAGCGCGCAGCAGTCCTCCGTGAGGGGATCTCTGGGGTCCagaagaggggtggggaggacatCTGAGGCCTGATCCCAGTCTTAGCGTTGTACTTCTCACAGGGCTACCCAAGGGCTTCCCCGGCAGAGCTGTGCGCCCCGAGTCTCCCGCGCCGGCCCCGGAGGCCCTGGAGCCCGCGCCGGTGGTAGCACTAGTGTTGGCCGCTTTCGTGCTGGGCGCCGCTGTGGCCGCCGGCCTCAGCCTCATGTGCGCGCACTCAGGTACCAACCTCCGCCCTCCGGGATCTCCGCCTGGCCCCCAGTCTATTCCAGAGCGTCGGCCTGCTCCGCCCTGAACATCCCTAGACCGGCCTCCGCTACTCCCGCAGCAGCCTCCAGGGGTCGCTCTAGCTCCGGCCCTGCACACCGCAACCCCTACTCCTCAGCTTCCCTCTCTTCTCCAGCGCCCCAACTCCCCGGTCAGCCCCCGAGAGCCTCGCCCAGCGGCCCCCTGCCCAGGAGGCCCCAGTGAGGCGGGTAAGTGTCTGGGCGTAGGAAGGATGGGGAGCGTAACCTGGGGCGGGTTAGGGctgatggaggagggagaggatgatAATGATCTTCATAGCCCGTTCTTTCTGCCAGGTGGAGTTCCAAATGATTAACGCATATTAATCCTTGTAACAACTTTCTACTATAATCCCCATAATAGAAGGAAAATGAGGCACTCTCTAAAATGGACTTGCTAAAGGTCACAAAAATTTAGTGGAACTGGGATTCGAACTCAGGTAGTGGGTGACCCGTAGCCGACTGCGGGTTTAGTGTCGTGAGAAAGGTTCTCAACACCTCACACAGGCACTAGGCAAAGAGAATTCGGGTTTCAGACTTAGCATCCACTCTCACCCGGCCACGCAGACTGATGAGGCGGCCAGCGATGGGTTGAGAAGGGGGTGACCAGCCTTAGCGTCCTCTCCCCACTCAGCCTGAGTCGTCTCTTTCCAGAGATGGCGCGCCCCCAGCAGGGTCCGGACACAAACCAGCCACGGCCTCGTATCAGGCCCGCCTCGGGGGACTACGGTACTCGCTGGAACTACGATCACTGCGCCCGCCTTCcttgcttctcctcccaccctcgcACCCTCCCACCTGAGCCCGAAATAAACCTCTGGCCTGGACTGCAGCTTTCTGAAGTCCGCGCGTGCGCGTGGCGCGGGGGTGGGGATTCCGGGCCGGAAGAGGTCCAGACTGGAGGGTGGGGCTTTGAGGAGGGGCTCACACGCCCTTATACACGTGTGCAGATACCGCCCACGGGCATTTTGTCCCTAACAAAAGGGAACACCCAATCCTACCAGCTTAAATAGCCTCGTCTCCTCCTCCAAACCTGCACCAGTACACCGGCCTTCTCAAAGCCTCTCCGCGCTCCACTCCCACCGCCCGGATCCTGCCCTTGCTAAGACCTCGAGCTCAAGTCTGCTCCAAGCTCCTCTCCGTCTAGCCTTAAGGTCCTTAAATCCCTCCTGCCTGACCTCACCCTCCTCACAGCATAGACAAGGGGGGATTTTAGCTCCATTTTAcggctgaggaaactgaggctcgaaAGGCCACATCACTTAAATCACCAATCTGGGCCATCCGACCCCACACCTGAGGTTCTTGGCTACAAAGCACATAACAGGAGTTTCACAAGACTTATTCCTGGAATGGAGGGGAGGGATGAGATCTAAGGTCTCGGCTCCAGTTCACGAATGAGACAGAATGCGGGCGGTGGGGTCTCGTTCTCCTTAGCTTCAGTTAGATATCAGTCCCCATCGCTTCCGGGGTAGGCAGTTCCCTACGGGCCGGCAAACGCAGAGCCACGCCCCCATCCAATTCTGCTTCCGCGCGTGGTCTTTTGGACCCAGAGGCCGCCGTAACCCCGCCCACCAAGGAAACACTCCGGAACGACGCCGACGCCCTCACCCGCCTCACCGGCATGAAGCCACCGCAGCGGCGGCGAGCGATCCCGAGGCGCTATCTGGTTGAGGTGACTGGCCCCGCGGCCTGGAGAGCCAGCGAGAAGCGGCAGCTGTTACGACTACTGCAGGCGCGACAGGGCCAACCAGAGCTGGACGCCGCCGAGCTGGCCCAAGAGTTGCCGGGCCGGAGCAAGACGGAGGTAAGAGTCCCGAGATGGGAGCAAGGCTGGAGGCGGGGCTAGGATGTGTCCGGGGCTGGCATAGGGGCGGGCCCTGAGGGTGGGCTGGACGGAAGTGAGGCTTGGGGGCGGGGCCTTGGAGTGGGCCGGTCGAGGGTGAGGCGGGTCCGAGGCAGAGGTTGAGGAACCGGAAGAATGCCGGAGAAGGCGGGACTAGTGCAAGGCTGGGCCTTGTGTGGCTGCGAGAAGCTGAGGGCGGGGTGAGGGCGGGACAGAGTGAGTCGAGGGGCGAGGCGAGGAGGAGGCCGTGTCGCCGAAGTCTGAGAGGCGGAGCGAAGGCAAAATTTGGGGGCGGGGCGAGCTCTGAGTTCGAAAGGAGGCCCCAGAATGggtcttctctgctggctcagatggtgaagaaatctgcctgcaatgcagacggcaccgcctgggtcgggaagatcccctggagaagggagtggctacccactctagtattcttgcccggagaactccatggacagaggagcctgaagggctgcagtccatggggtcgctaagaatcggcaACGACTGAGCGACGAACACTTTCCTTCACTTCCCAGAATGGGTGCAGGTCGCAGCGGGACTGGACGGGAATGAGGTTGAAGTGGGAGTCAGGAAGTGAGAGTCAGGGAAATAGAGCGGAGTGGAAGGAGCGGGTAGGTGACTAGGATAGTACTTAACCACGGGTGTGGGCTCTGGCTGCGGGGAGGAGCCAGAACCGGCCAGGGCCTTATATCTTGGTCAGGTAGCTGGTCATGCCTAGGGCCTTGGCCCGAGAACCCCGGGCAGAGTCCCTATGACCCTCGACCACTGGCCAGCGGGAGGCTAGGGAGCAGTGGCTAGCCCTGGAACAGGCAGGACTGCCTAGCCCTGGGCTTCTAGAAGGTCCATTTGGCCTCTTCTTACTTCCCAGATCCAGGACTTTCTCCGGCAGCTCAAGGGCCGAGTGGCCCGGGAGGCCATTCAGAGGATACATTCAGGTGGCCCAAAGGGTCCAAGGCGCTGGGAAACACAGACCCCAGCCCCCATCGAGGTGAGATGGGGCAAGGTTCCCCAGGGCTGGCCCCTGGGGAATGAAGTGGGAGTTCCGGGGGATAATCTGGACAGGGGAGCTCCAGGGAGGGATAGGGTATGGGGGACTCCTGAGGACTGATCCCGAAGTACCTTCTGCTTGTTCCACCCAGGTGTGGATGGATCTGGCTGAGAAGGTAACAGGCCCACTGGAGGAGGCGCTTACTGTGGCTTTCTCACAGGTACAgccatccccccccccccgccaggcGGGATGGGGGTGTCCCAGAGGACAGGGTCATATATGTGAGTCTAAGCTGGACCTGGATCCCTTCCCTTTGCCAGCTCTGTGATTCTGACCTGTCATTGGTCACCCTAGCCTCCGTGTCCACCCTCTCAGCCTTcctcagggtgggagggaggatttGAAGGTTGTCTCCTGCAGGGCAGGGGAGCAACCCGCGGGGACACTTCTGCCCTTCCTTCCCTGAACTTTCTCTGCCTGCCAGGTGCTCGCCATCGCTGCCACGGAGCCCGTCAGCCTCCTGCACTCAGTGCCCTCCAAGCCTACGCAGGCTTGCGGAAAGCCACTGCTCCTCAGCGCCCCTGGAGGACAGGAGGACCTGAGTCCTGAGGCTTCCAGCCCCACCCCCGAGGCCCCCGGAGGGCGTGAGGTTCCTGGCTCTGCCCCCAAGACGCAAGGCCCTGCTCCTGAGGCATCCTCCGAGTCCCTGGCTGGCCAGTCTGCTGAGGGAGACTTTTCTGTGGACTTCGAAAAGATCTACACGTACCTATCATCCGTTTCCCGTGGTGGCCAGGGCCCTGAGCTTTCCGCAGCTGGTGAGGAGGGAGTGGCCGGCACTCTGGGGTGGGTTCTTTGGTGGCCAGCCCCGCCCTCCTGACTCATCCCCTTTCCATCCCTCACCAGAGTCTGCTGTGGTCCTTGACCTGCTCATGGCGCTTCCTGAGGAGTTGTCCCGTCTGCCCTGCGCCACCCTGGTTCAACACATGTCGGGTATGTACCGACACCTGACGGCCCCCCAGCGCGACCTTGCCGTTGGGGGCCTGGCGTCGGGAACTGAGGATAGTGGGGCAGGTTCCAGGGGTCAGGAGGAGACTGGCCAGGCCCGCTCTCAGGCCCCCGAGAATGCTGGCTCCAGCCAGCCCATATCCTCTTGGCAAGCAGCTGGGGTGTGCCCCCTGAACCCGTTCCTGGTACCCTTGGAGCTTCTGGGCCAGGTGGCAAGGTAGAGGCCTGGCAGGCAGGGGACACGCCAGACCTCGGTGAGCCCCCAGACCCTCAATCCTGCTTGGTCTGGCCCTGGATTGTCATGAGGATCTTGCCACGGTGGAAAGTCCCTGAGCCAATGTGCAGTTGCCTTGACATGCTTGATGCAGTGGGGGTCTCAGAGACAAAGCCCAGTTGTACAAGGAGGGGTTCAGCCACAGAACTGGCTGGCTTAACACCACCATCAAATATTTCCACCACTGGTTCCTCATCCCTTCCGAAGCCCAGTATCCTGTTTCCTGTAACAATGAATAAAGTTCTTGTCAATCCCCCGAATGACTCTCCTGTGAGTTAGAGGTGGGAGAGGGCTCAAAATGCTGGAGGGAAAATCTGAGCTAGAGAACCACCTGGGGTCTGAGGGGGATATGCCAGGCAGGAGGGTGTGGTGGGCAGTGAAGCAACCCTTGGTGATTGTTTGGAGGGTCTTGGCCTGAGCCTGACTGAGGTGGGGGAGTCAGGTCCCTGGCCAggggagggtgaggggtgggTATGCCCATGTGTCAGGAAGTTGGAGGGAGGGGAGTGAGTCCCTGAGGTGgccttggggagggagggagagctggAAGGGGAGCAGAGAAGGGAGCAGAGCTGGGtagagggtggggctgggctcCCAGCTGCTGTCAAAGG includes:
- the SNAPC2 gene encoding snRNA-activating protein complex subunit 2, which translates into the protein MKPPQRRRAIPRRYLVEVTGPAAWRASEKRQLLRLLQARQGQPELDAAELAQELPGRSKTEIQDFLRQLKGRVAREAIQRIHSGGPKGPRRWETQTPAPIEVWMDLAEKVTGPLEEALTVAFSQVLAIAATEPVSLLHSVPSKPTQACGKPLLLSAPGGQEDLSPEASSPTPEAPGGREVPGSAPKTQGPAPEASSESLAGQSAEGDFSVDFEKIYTYLSSVSRGGQGPELSAAESAVVLDLLMALPEELSRLPCATLVQHMSGMYRHLTAPQRDLAVGGLASGTEDSGAGSRGQEETGQARSQAPENAGSSQPISSWQAAGVCPLNPFLVPLELLGQVAR
- the TGFBR3L gene encoding transforming growth factor-beta receptor type 3-like protein produces the protein MLGTVPLLVALLPGTTALPSEPAEPPFPAAPGPWLRQPLFSLELSDAEDAFPRRAGPLEVPADSRVFVQAALARPSPRWGLALHRCSITPSSRPALGPALALLRGGCSADSSVTFPPPRLLLGAARPARFSFRLRPVFNASVQFLHCQLSRCRRRRRRRARWTPAPLTLPPLAPCLPQDEACAGAGSGNDESLGANSPHLHTLTQPIVVTVPRLPPRLPKGFPGRAVRPESPAPAPEALEPAPVVALVLAAFVLGAAVAAGLSLMCAHSAPQLPGQPPRASPSGPLPRRPQ